CTCTGATAGGATCGGcatcggacatgtaattgacacagaactcaatagcctcctcggtcatgtaaccttcaatgatgctcccctcgggtttagctctgttacgaacgtaatacttcagaactcccatgtacctttcaaacggccacatttcccttagaaaagccgggccacatagttttgtttgcttcaccagatgaacagggagataaaccattatatcaaagaaagacagtgggaaaaacatctccaggtgacagagggtattcacaatatcggtctgcagcccatctagattttctggatctataaccttctatccaattgcattgaagaaggcgcacAGACGTTGGATCATGTGATGCACTttcggtggtagaatgcctctgatagcaactggcaagatttgtgtgattagcacgtggcaatcgtgagacttcattccaacaagttttagatcgtccaatttaacatacttacttatcctcgctgaatagcccgatggaactttaatatccttcaagcatgataacattgcgatcttctcatccttcgacagtgtgtggcaggctggagggaggtacactttacttgtctctgcatctcgtatgggctggagttcgctgcgaatattcatgtcctatagatcaaggcgcgcgttcaacctgtcctttgtcttcccgggaatattcaacatcaggccaaccaaactctcgcacacattcttttctacatgcatgagatcaatgcaatgacggacatcaagatctttccagtaaggtagccgccaaaatatggattttttcttccacatacccttctcctttgtcttgctacattttcttttcttcccaaactcattgcttatgtccttgaccatattgtggacctcatctccggacaaatctttgggagcaggctgaagttctctcttaccattaaaaattttcttctttcttctaaatgtgTGACGTAGCGGGAGCTACCTCcggtgacccatgtataccatctttcgtgatttcttcagtcaccggcttcgtgtatgttctttgcaatcggagcatgccttctttccttttatagtttgtccggaaagattaccgagtgcagggtagtcattagtggtgcagaacaatagaactcttagcttgaagttctcctgaccatatgcatcccaagtttccacaccttctttccaaagaatctccagatcgtcgataacaggctccaggaatacatcgatatcattgtcGGGTTGCcttggaccttggattaacaagcacaacataatatattccatttaaagcataaccatggcgggaggttatagttcgcaataagaactggccaagtgctgtgagtactactcatgtcaccgaaaggattcatgccatccgtacaaagacatcctcatgtttctagggtcggcagcaaagtctttgtgttttcgatctatattcctccattcaatcgaatccgctgggtgtctaagcataccaTCATTCCTTCTTTCCGTGGCGTGCCAACAtactaacttcgcttcgttcgggttggcaaagattctcttgaaacgatcaatgataggtagataccgCACAACCTTTGCCagaccacccctctttgacttatttccttcgtcagcacttttctttcgcttgtatcgagaagccttgcagacaggacaagcatccaagtccgcatattgcttgtggtacaatatgcagtcgttgggacaagcgtgaattctacggacctctaaccccagtggacacagaacctgctttgcttcgtatgtcgtctcgggcaatatgttctcaacaggaagcatagccttcaaaattcctaaaagatctgtgaaactcttgtctatccatccactacttgccttcagcttcattaggtccaaggtaactgacaacttagtgtgttttgctttgcatccagcgtacaaaggcgtctcggaatcacttaccaacctgctgaatttcattccatctctctcattctgggttgggtcctcaacgtcacgtaacatgtcttgcagcagatcgtgatccacatcaactaTTTCACCGCCCAgtggagaaggtataaacatgtcatgctcattttcatcttcctgattatgcgcaccacttctgtctgctgctgctccacttcctgattcttgctcttcatgcttcacccaacatgtatagccctccatgaatcctcgttgtatcagatgaccgtgtacgtcctctccgctatcaaacatattctcgttcttgcaatctgcacatggacaacacatgtaatcattgtttcttcttatccgatcctcctccgtggcgttcataaaatttattacgccctttcggtactccgtagaatgacgtttcaaatttttggcatacatccaacttcgatcaattgctaaaaaaaaaacaaattagaggcacatattataagatcagtattgcaaaagtaagacgtgatgaaattgctcaattaatgatttatattactcacttgattgatccattttgatcacttttgggaatttaatttctgtttttcttGGAAAAGggacaaaaaatcgccccctacagcctcccaccaaaatagtgaacagtgggatacagttacactaggtggtggggggtatttatactgtgcaacaaatatctgtaacggccctaaaacaatcaaccgtgacgggcatacaagtaatctctatcgggccttaataaaaggccgtcaaaaaagagtgtcatctgtgacggacaataaacttatctcaatcgggcctctagttggagcccgtcacagatgagcccgtcatctatgacgggctcatctgtgacgggcttcttttagggcccgattgagatatggaaccctcatctcaatcgggcctcaactatagcccgtcacagataagtgtcatccgtgacgggctttagttttatgccgatataccatggctgtgcgaccatatctcaattaggcgaaacttcggcccgattgaAATTACTTCCGtgtgacggcccgcaaattccagtcttgttatgggccgtcacagatgtaagggtcacagatggaaggatctgtactagtgtagAATTAAACCATAAACATGAATTGATTagtaatataaaaaaacaaaaccgaCATAGTGTCAACCGGTCAGACTGCCGGACCGTTGATCTAACTAACAGAACCTGTTCTATCTGACCAGACCAAAACTGACAAAACTCTGTTCACTGTCTGAAAATCATACATCTGCAAAACCACTTCACCGAATATATATCTCGAAATATCAAAATCAAATATCTCACACTTTAATTACATATCTAACCAGATTCATCTCATCCTTTGTATCAAACACATGCTTCTATGCCTTTGAGCTACTTTCTACGATGTTATATCTATAATACGACCCATGCATGTAGGCATTACTCTCTGTCATTATCTTCAGAAAAAACACGTACATATTGCAAGATTGTTTTCGACTTGTCACGGCAAACTTAGCTGCAGCAACGACCATCACGAGAGGAGAAGCTAGCATCACGTCGCGATGCCACGGGGGCATTGCCCGATTTGACACCACAGTTCTGCACCATTTAGACCAAAacgaaattgattttttttacacagaAGCTGGACTCATTTCCGTTATTGAATAAGAAAACAATTCTGTGTGCTAGAATTTTAAGGTAATGCTTACATGAAAAGATTTCAAaacatcctatatttttccATTGACAAGTGGTACGTTTTAAAAATAGTTATTATAGGTACTTATTAACTACTGTAAGTTTTACGAAATTTCATCACACAAGcgtttttcttgttttaattaCCAACATCAGTAGCCTTCTGTTAAGTGTACTCCATTATGGCCATGCAAAAAGTACAGCATATCCATAGGGCTTAACGGAATGTACTTAACGAGGATAGTTATGATGCTAAAAAGGAGAGTAAAACATTTGTACGGTAGCATTTTGTAAAGATCACATTCGTCGATTACTATCACACTAAATAAAACCGAtcagcactataggtgccggaacaGTTAAAACCAACAGCTATAGTGCTTTTCCTCCTCCGTGGACTGAAAACACATAAAACCGACACTTTTAAGCAATTATAGATGCCGGTTCTAAAGTGCATACTAAAACATTGAATTCCTCAATATAGGAAAATGCAAGCAATTGAAAACTAACCTCGTCTGATAAATTAATAACTCCATCTTCGATTTTCTTGTGTACAGTTCTAGCAGCTAGGATGAATGCCTagacaacaacaaaaaaaaagaaagagcgTGGCTTTAAGATATACAAGTCGGGCAATTGCACCCAAATTAAGACAATAAGGATAAAGCATCACCTTCTCAACATTGTGAGCTGTTTTTGCTGATGCCTCCATAAAGAGGAGACCATGCTCCTTGGCGAACTGTTCACCTTCTTGATAGCTTACAACACGTCTATGAGATAAGTCGCATTTGTTTCCGATCAGAATTATTGTCATGCGGGCACTCGCATGCTGCGTTGCATCTTCTAACCAGCTTGCAAGATGATTAAAAGTCTCCCTCCTGATTTGGTCAGTCAAGCATAAGAACTAATCTACGCAAGaagtaataattaataaaacaccacAACAGGTACATTGTCAAACCATCTTATAAATACCTGGTGATATCGTAAACCAAAAGGCAAGCAGCATTTCCTCTGTAGTATGATCTAGTTATGCATCTGAATGCTTCTTGGCCAGCCTGTAAAATCAACAGATCAAAAGTatgagaaggagaggaggcaaTTCCAAGCATATAATTGCATTCCAGATCTTAGTTAGGTCTCCACCCACAGGTTTGTTGATCATGCAATACCAAGATTTAACATgtaaatttgtaaataaaaaacacaATCGGGTAGAAATCATGCACGTTATACCGATCAGGCCATTAATCATATATATTGCCACGGTGTGGCACGAGAAAACAAGGTAGCTACCTCAACAGTTCAACCAAGCCATTAGCATATATATCTTTGTGatattgtgatatttttttcataattataaaGTAGACACGCGCACGCACCACTACTCACACATCATACTATATCCACAAATTCACCCCAAGCACACGCTCAAATTAAGAGACATGATATTTTAGATTGATGTACATTGGGAATACAATTTGGTGgattaatatttattatttatggGTAAATATATTACTTTAGGAATTGATTGCTAAAGATGCACTGTAGCAGCCACATAAATTTGCAAGCgggattttaaaaaataataataataaagcttatttttaaatctaagcCTTCTAATTGACTACGATAATAAAAGGTCATGGCGTGGTAGAAAATTAATATTGTAGCTAAAATATTTAGATTTGGAAACAAGTTTTCGGATGAttgtttttaaaatgaaaaaagcGAGCTGGTACACCTTTTACGAATGGCAGAAGCATCGGCATAATTCGCCAAACCGAAATAAGTTATGACTAAATAAGCCAAAACTCATCACTAGCTACACGATTGAAAGGTCAAATTGGTACTATGTCCACTTCGATCGAGAGAGTATAACATCACCAAATCATGGGCTTTTTAATAGCGCAAAAACTATCGCAGGAACCGAACAACAATATATAGAATTTCAAGCAGAAGAATATCGACCGAGGGCTAGCTAGCACGCACTACTGACCGTGTCCCAGATCTGGAGCTTAGTGTTTttgccgtcgacggcgacgacgcacgCGCCGTACTCGACGCCGGTGGTGAGATCTTCCACCTCCCGGAACCTCTTGTCCGTGAACTGCAGCAGCAGGCACGATTTCCCCACGCCTGCAACCAAACGAACCAACACAACACGCGTCTTCCAGTATGAGCTACCGATCGATAACCAATCGATTGAGTGTGGAGATGCGCCCCCGCCGGTGGCGAGTTGATCGATCGACACGGATCGAGCGAAGCTGACCTGCGTCGCCGATGGTGACAAACTTGAAGCGGTATGCGTACGTGCACGACATCCTCGATCCCAGCTGTGTCGCGTGACAATCgagggagctagctagctatcaccggtgttctctttcttttctctttttcttgcttCCGTTTTTGCTTGAACTGCTAGGGTTTATAGAGAGATTAATATCAGAGCCTTCGACGAAGTGCAATAGCAGTTGTTGGCGTTGATTAATAGGAGTTGGAGACGATCCCGTCCCGCACAGTGGCCGCCGAACAAAGGCCAGTCGGATCCACGTCCGACTCGGTGATTACCGATATTTCAGGAATTTCGATACCCAGATTACTTCGGcacttctctatctctatctctatctctactattataaaaattaaagatgtttttgccggtatattggtacatcatccgtgtatgagtcggtttttaagtccattctcttttggaaatacatatccgcatttgagtcggtttttaagttcgttcacttttagTAACTAGTAATATGCacgtgctaaacgctacggtgcAATTCAATGTTTCTTTAATAACTTCTAAAAtttcatgttagcaaaaaaaatatttttatatgatatgtGCATTGGAGCTTTAATTCAATTAATATCGTACATGAAATAAAGTTCACGCAAAGTACAATAATATGATATTATGTGAGCACAATAAATATTGATAAAAATTAGTTAAATATAAACAATTCAGAATACAATATACGAGGCCAATATATGTTTTAATAAAAGAATATGCTCAAAAAGTATAGATTTATTCCATTAATTTGTTGcgactgcaaaaaaaaaaaaagataaggtCACAACCAAAGTTTAGACAAGTTCAGAAATGGAGTTATCTCATAATCATTCCAAAGCTCACTGAAAACTTCACAAAATCCAACTAATTTACAAACATTAAAATAATTACATTTGTTCTCAGCAACTTTCCACACAAACAATATTTGCAATCAAATAATTGTAGCTCAAAATTGTTAGAAGTGATGCCATAATACCTTTAATTGCCTTtgtctcacaagtcacaacgcACATCTAGCTATCTATGCCTTAGTGTGAGCTCACCAGCAAAACGGCTTCCAATGATCCATGGCACACAGGGCTATCCAGGATCAAGCACCTCATCAAGTCATCATATTTCCCAAATCTTCCCTTCATGCCTGCTGTTGACACGATCACTTGTATACATTAGAACAACTTGCCTGTTGCTTCCCAATTTTCCCATTGTGATACTTGCATGTTCCAAGAATAAGCTTCTTTCAGTTGATGTCGGCTGTGCAGCCTGTGACACACAACTGATCGAGCAGCATGTACGTGTGTTCATCAACTGTTGTAAAGTACAGTGTAATTAAGCACACACATAATGTGATGTATGCCACGAAACAATCTTGATAATCGTCACATTTTAATAGAAATTCAGTATTTTCAGTCACTGTTCTTGATAGCTTCCTAATGAAAAATTTAAGCTCCTCAGTTCATTCAGGCATGTAATTCAACAAGCATTTGCTGAAAAATTAACTTTCTCAGGGGGCATAATTCAGGCATGTAATTTGACAAGCATTTGCTGAAAATCTAACCTTCTCATGGGACTCAGTACGTACCTCCATTCGGTCTCTAACCACAAGAAGGAAACTCATTGCAAATATAATTGGACATGTCACAGTTTGCTCAATGTAAGTTGTATATGTATCTGTACTCAAAGAATTAATATTGCAGGGACATTATGCAGAGACATTAAGTAGCATGAGGCAATTATGCAGTGACATTACACACTTTTAACTACCTTTGCAATCAAGCCGCAGGAGAAATGATTGATACCTATTCGTGCACTTTCACATGGACCATACAGACGTTCGGTGGAGGTGTAGCGGCGATTGCTTCCATTCTATATAAGTTGTCAGGAtatgaaaataacaaaataaatttccaGATTAAATCCCAGTCAGAATAATAAAggccaagaaaaaaagaaggatgcAAAAAGTACCTATCTCACTGTTTTGTTCGCCGATGCAACTGGTGACAAGGTGATACAGCTTCAGCTACCGAATCCCCCTAGTATATTAGAGACAagtaaatgaatttggatataaaTCAGACATACATAGaagtgaaaaactgaaaatcacaAGCAGCTCGCAGAATAGTAAATCCACGTGCACAAATGCATAATTTTTTACCAATGAGTCATATTATATatccaaaatttatatacgAGCCATATAGAATTATACATGAGACATATTGAGCATAGATTAGAATTTTGTATACCTTATAAGATAGGATAAACCAGATCATAAGTCATGTCGGAGAAGTTATGTCTTTTTCTAACTTTTATTCTGATGCATGGTATAATCCCAACAGCATTCAATAGTCTCCTCTATCATCAATATCAGTTTGAAGAAAACAGGAAACATGTGTAGACTAATGGCATCTTCATTTGGCTGGGCAATGAAAATCCTAAATGATAGAGCAGACTGGACAGTGAAGCACGAATTGATCATCGAACATCAGTTTCTTATGGACACAAGGTCTCAACTAAATTGCAAGCTCAACAAACAAAAGAATCAATATCctctcagtttttttttgacatgtaCTTCCGTAGTTCCGTATTATACGCTATCTAGCTTGATAAAATTAAGTACATAATTCAATTTACTGAATCTAACATGAAAACAGTCAATCACCTATCCAGGAACcgacacacacaaaaaaatcaAGATAGAAGTAAAAAGAATAGTAAAAATTGTCTTTTTTACTGGAAGTAGAAATTGTTGTTACCATGGTTCCCTCTACAAACTGGAGTAGAGGACCTCGGGTGCTAAAGGATAAATGGGATCTGACAAAGCAAGGTGTCTGCGACTACCGCAACTTCGTTGCTAGTTTGTACTTCTTCTAGGTGATGGCAATGGGTCAACAAAACAGATGTGATACTATGTACATCCAAATTGAcgtatatagtatttctatttGACAACATAGAAtgaggaaaaaacaaaacaatagaaATTCAGTTGTCAATATAGAATCCTAGTAGTAATATTTAGTGTTCTTGTATGCTGCACATCGATCCATTTAAGGTTGTTCACATAAAGTAATAATGTTCCGGGATACCAAAGAGTTTCAGGCCTGCTGTCCAATCATTTGACCATATAATTGGATTTATGCTACCGGCAGTTAGCGTGGGTTGTAATGACAAAAATACAATATGGCGACATATCAGggatgggggaggaggggatctGTACCTTTCTGCAGCGGAGTAGATTGTTGTCGGTGGCGACGCTGATCGGTTATTAGTAAAATGTGATGGCTAAATATAAAAGGAAGGGCATATAATTAATAAACTTAAGTGTAAACTCTAGGCCATATAAATCAAGATACGGTCGTGAATGTAGCAGTACTTGTGGTGAGGTAGGGAGCATACACGGTATCAGCGTGGGAAGACGGTGACGTAGACCTGCTGCCTTCTTGGCCGAGGCTGTTCTGGACTGTAGAATTTGAGTTAGAAATTGTCACTGTGAACCAAAAAAATTAACCTTTGACTGAAAATGGAAGTCCTAAGAGTCTCAAATTCCCTCAATTGGCAGTGTAAGATTATACATTATACAAACATCTTGGAGAGCAAAGAACAGTGACAATTCTAATATAGAGTCAGGAACAGCAATAACCTTAAtgtatctattaaaaaacatatatacaaaaatcaGTAGTAACCCTGTGGTAAAAACAACTTTAGAAAAACAACACCCATAGAACCATACCGGGAGAGCCACTATTCACATCATCAAATTTGTTATAGTCAATTCAAAtggtggtggggagggaggaggagggc
The sequence above is drawn from the Oryza glaberrima chromosome 10, OglaRS2, whole genome shotgun sequence genome and encodes:
- the LOC127785799 gene encoding ras-related protein Rab-2-A-like yields the protein MSCTYAYRFKFVTIGDAGVGKSCLLLQFTDKRFREVEDLTTGVEYGACVVAVDGKNTKLQIWDTAGQEAFRCITRSYYRGNAACLLVYDITRRETFNHLASWLEDATQHASARMTIILIGNKCDLSHRRVVSYQEGEQFAKEHGLLFMEASAKTAHNVEKAFILAARTVHKKIEDGVINLSDEDYFCAITGIYIPSNIIKKYFDNMKEVATMGARQTLAMFKSLYPRMDINVAGDGFLDGTIDEQALELINEAQESAGKIAFDVLDNFCE